The Bacillota bacterium sequence GGAGCTCCTTCGGTATGACCACCCAGCCTTTTTGTGATACGGTAGCAACATAAGGCATGCCTCTGAGCCTCCCTGGATAACTTCTCACTCATCAGTATAACCCTGCCGGGGCGCGGCCGTCAAGCGCAGCTAACGTAAAGGCGATCACCGACATCCTTTCACGGGTACAATTAAGTGAGGAAAGTTCCGAGGGATGCTTTCCCGAAGGAGGGGGCAGAAAACAGTTGGCGGCGCAGCAGGAGAGGCAGCGGCGGCGGGAGGTGCCGCCCTCAAGCTCCCGGCAGAGGGCACAGGGCAAACGCAAACAGGGGGCAAACAAGGGGACGGTCCTCTTGTTTGCTCTTGTTTGCGAAAAGCAGGCAAAGACCAAACTTACCTCATACCCCATCCCCCTGGAGCTGCGGGGGCCGCCGGGAGAAATCCCGGGCGTAAAAGTTCAACTTTCCAGCAGGCCGCTGCTTTTCAGGAAATCAAAAGCCTCTGCTTTTTTCTGCCTCCGGCCGGAGGTTTTCCCCGGCGTAAACACGGCACTTTTTGATTTAGCATGTCCTGAATCATGTAAAAGCGCGGAGAGTCTGGCCAGCCCTCGATACATTATCGGAGGGCTTCCGCAGGATGAGCTTCTTCGGAAAGTGGATTTCCTCCAGAAGCATTGGGGCTGCGACGCAGGACGACATCCCCGGGTAAACCAGAAGCGTTCGGGGAAATGCCTAAACGGAAGGGAACTTTTGTTCTGATTTTATCATAATATTGCTGACCTGCCAGATTTCTGATAGACTAATGTCATAGAAGGAGAGCTGGAGAATAGTGACCGAGCGGAGGATGGGAACACATGCTGTTTCCGGTATCTGGATTAGACTGTCAGAGGAACGGTGGCAGCATATAGTCGAGGAACATCCGGAACTCGAAGAATTGCGCCGGGAGGTGCTTCTCGCCGTCAGGAGACCCCTTAAAGTTATGTTAGGAAGCACCGGTGAGTTGTTGGCCATCCGGGAAATAACGGCCGGGAAGTTCCTGGTAGTGGTGTATAAGGAAACAGGCCCTGGTGACGGATTCATCATAACAGCGTTCCTAACCCGGAAGGTTAGACAACTGGAAAAGAGGGTGATTGTATGGCCGAAGCAATGAGCTATATTAAGCTTGCCGAAACGGTATCGCAAGCGGTCGTAAGATCCGGCCTTCCCCTCCTGCGGGCATCCTACGACCCGGTAGGAGACGTTCTGTATGTGCACTTCACCGAGCAGCCGGTTGCTGCTGACGACAGCGAATTCGTTGGGGACGACATCGTGGTGCGCTACCGGGGAAGCGAAGTCGTTGGTGTGACCATTTTGAACGCGAGCAAGCGGTAACTGGGAAAGGCATCTGCAGGCGATGTGCGCCTGCTGTTTTTTATTTTACTAACAAAACGTTAATAAACAGCATCATGAATGGCTTTTTCAATTTCTGTTACCAGTTCTGTTACATCGCGTAACAGCTTCTCTACTTCCTCCCTGGTAAAGCTCTTAAAGTCCTGGTAATCACCTTCGCTCCGCAGTTTAAAGGCCTTGCTTGGTAAGGGTTTTTCCATGAACCCTGGGGATAATGCCTTCCTTGACAAATTCACGATTAAACAGGGATATTACGCCGCTGTGTTTCGATGAATCGAGCCCAAACTTACTTCATAGGCGATGTCAATAATTTGATCTTCTACAACAGGATCTCGTTTTTCCACAAGCAGCAGGATGTCAATATCCGACTCAGGGTCATCATCTCCCCTGGCCTTAGAGCCAAATAATCTGATCTGCCGCAAGTTGTCTTTCAGCTTCCTCCGGAGGAGGGTGCAGAACTCCATGACAGCCTTTTTGTCGGTTTCCCGCAAAGGATTCAAGCCGGAAATCATAAGCCTCACCCCGATTTTTCTCAGCCGGGCCACGGCAATCACCTCTGGCGTATTATACCGCAGGAAAAGTATATCTGACCATTCCTTTCGAAATTAATAATCTTAAAACGCGTGGGCAATACGTGGATTTCCTCCCCTATTAAGGGTAAACAAGGGGGGCAAACAAGGGGACGGTCCTCTTGTTTGCGAAAAGCAAGCAAAGACCAAACCTGCCTCGCACTCCATCCCCCTTGGAGCTGCGGAGGCCATTGGGGGAAATCGCGGGCGTAAAAGTTCAACTTTCCAGCAGGCCGCTGCTTTTCAGGACATCAAAAGCCTCCGCGACTTCTTCTTTCTTGAGATG is a genomic window containing:
- a CDS encoding nucleotidyltransferase domain-containing protein is translated as MARLRKIGVRLMISGLNPLRETDKKAVMEFCTLLRRKLKDNLRQIRLFGSKARGDDDPESDIDILLLVEKRDPVVEDQIIDIAYEVSLGSIHRNTAA
- a CDS encoding HEPN domain-containing protein; protein product: MEKPLPSKAFKLRSEGDYQDFKSFTREEVEKLLRDVTELVTEIEKAIHDAVY
- a CDS encoding DUF2283 domain-containing protein codes for the protein MAEAMSYIKLAETVSQAVVRSGLPLLRASYDPVGDVLYVHFTEQPVAADDSEFVGDDIVVRYRGSEVVGVTILNASKR